In one Fodinicola acaciae genomic region, the following are encoded:
- a CDS encoding quinone oxidoreductase family protein: MRAIQVTEPGGADVLKVVDIDQPAIAANQVLVRNAAAGVNYIDTYQRSGVYPIPTPFTLGLEGAGEVVEVGVGVTDIAVGEQVAWKAAPGSYAEYVAVSDSEAVPVPDGVSPELAAAVMLQGLTAHYLAVSTYPVKEGDWAVVHAGAGGVGLLLTEIVKKRGGNVLATTSTPEKAELARSAGADEVTTYDDFADKIKKLTGGKGAHVVYDGVGKTTFDQSLAALRPRGYMVLYGGASGQVPPVDPQRLNSGGSLFLTRPTLVHYASDRDELVSRTDEVFGWIADGSLTVRIGHRYDLADVVQAHNDLEGRKTTGKIILTV, translated from the coding sequence ATGCGCGCGATCCAGGTGACCGAACCCGGCGGAGCCGACGTGCTGAAGGTGGTGGACATCGACCAGCCGGCGATCGCCGCCAACCAGGTGCTGGTGCGCAACGCGGCGGCTGGCGTCAACTACATCGACACCTACCAGCGCTCCGGGGTCTATCCGATCCCCACGCCGTTCACGCTCGGCCTGGAAGGCGCCGGCGAGGTCGTCGAGGTCGGTGTCGGCGTGACCGACATCGCGGTCGGAGAGCAGGTCGCCTGGAAGGCCGCGCCAGGCAGCTATGCTGAGTACGTGGCGGTGTCCGACAGCGAGGCCGTGCCGGTGCCGGACGGCGTCTCGCCGGAGCTCGCCGCGGCCGTGATGCTGCAGGGTCTCACCGCGCATTACCTTGCCGTCTCGACGTATCCGGTCAAGGAAGGCGACTGGGCCGTCGTGCACGCCGGCGCCGGTGGCGTCGGCCTGCTGCTCACCGAGATCGTGAAGAAGCGCGGCGGCAACGTGCTCGCCACCACCTCCACGCCGGAGAAAGCCGAGCTGGCGCGCAGCGCAGGCGCCGACGAGGTGACGACGTACGACGATTTCGCCGACAAGATCAAGAAACTCACCGGCGGCAAGGGTGCGCACGTGGTCTATGACGGCGTCGGCAAGACGACCTTCGACCAGAGCCTCGCCGCGCTGCGGCCGCGCGGCTACATGGTGCTCTACGGCGGCGCGAGCGGCCAAGTGCCGCCGGTCGACCCGCAGCGGCTCAACAGCGGCGGCAGCCTTTTCCTGACCAGGCCGACACTGGTGCACTACGCGAGCGACCGCGACGAGCTGGTGTCCCGTACGGACGAGGTGTTCGGCTGGATCGCCGACGGCTCGCTGACCGTACGCATCGGCCACCGCTATGACCTCGCTGACGTGGTGCAGGCGCACAACGACCTGGAAGGACGCAAGACGACCGGCAAGATTATCCTCACCGTGTGA
- a CDS encoding aldose 1-epimerase family protein, translating into MTEALSGKQFVLRRGDAEATIVEVGGGVRTYAVAGRDILAGYGTDVVCPRAAGAVLVPWPNRLAGGTYTFDGVTHQAAISEPALGNANHGLGRWTRWNVVTQSQNSVTLGWAVPPQSGYPFQLDVRTTWTLDDDGLQATHEAVNVGDTAAPFGIGIHPYLAINGADRAEVTVRVPATLRVLVDDNKIPTGTKPVDGTADDLRAGRPLTEVGLDLSYAAPERGADGRAVASVEYPGGGGTIWMDEAFDWIQVFTPDALPDHPAAVAIEPMSCAANAFNSGDGLVVLAPGDRWTGSWGVSGG; encoded by the coding sequence GTGACCGAGGCCCTTTCCGGAAAGCAGTTCGTCCTGCGCCGTGGTGACGCGGAGGCGACGATCGTCGAGGTCGGCGGTGGCGTACGCACGTATGCCGTCGCCGGTCGCGACATCCTCGCCGGCTACGGCACCGATGTCGTGTGTCCGCGCGCGGCCGGCGCGGTGCTCGTGCCGTGGCCCAACCGGCTGGCCGGCGGCACGTACACCTTCGACGGTGTCACGCACCAGGCGGCGATCAGCGAGCCGGCGCTCGGCAACGCCAACCATGGCCTCGGCCGGTGGACCCGATGGAATGTCGTGACACAGAGCCAAAACTCGGTCACGCTGGGGTGGGCCGTGCCGCCGCAGAGCGGCTATCCGTTCCAGTTGGACGTACGGACGACGTGGACGCTTGACGACGACGGCCTGCAGGCCACGCACGAGGCCGTCAACGTCGGTGACACCGCCGCGCCGTTCGGCATCGGCATCCATCCGTATCTGGCGATCAACGGCGCCGACCGCGCCGAGGTGACCGTGCGCGTGCCGGCGACGCTGCGAGTTCTGGTCGACGACAACAAAATCCCGACCGGCACGAAGCCGGTCGACGGCACGGCAGATGACCTGCGCGCCGGCCGGCCGCTGACCGAGGTCGGTCTCGATCTCTCGTACGCGGCGCCGGAGCGCGGAGCCGACGGTCGAGCCGTCGCCAGCGTCGAATATCCCGGTGGTGGTGGCACGATCTGGATGGACGAGGCCTTCGACTGGATCCAGGTCTTCACGCCGGACGCGCTGCCAGACCATCCGGCGGCGGTCGCCATCGAGCCGATGAGCTGCGCCGCCAACGCCTTCAACTCCGGTGACGGCCTGGTCGTCCTTGCGCCAGGTGACCGCTGGACCGGCAGCTGGGGAGTCAGCGGCGGCTGA
- a CDS encoding TrmH family RNA methyltransferase encodes MIVELTDPDDPRLADYRCLTDVDLRTAFEPPHGLFIAEGELVLRRAVRAGYRLRSVLVDSKRTDAVADIAAQTGAPVYAASQQVLQATTGFHVHRGLLASVHRRPLPVVADLLAAAKRLAVLEDVNNHTNVGAIFRCAAGLGIDGVLLSPSCADPLYRRSVRVSMGEVFAIPYARLDDWPAGLKVVRDAGFRVLALTPAADAVDLDGLAADDRAKPALVLGAEGPGLTAGAVAAADRAVKIPMSGGVDSLNVAAAAAVAFWEISRR; translated from the coding sequence TTGATCGTCGAGCTGACCGACCCGGACGACCCACGGCTGGCCGACTATCGCTGCCTGACCGATGTGGACCTGCGGACGGCTTTCGAGCCACCGCACGGACTTTTCATCGCCGAAGGTGAGTTGGTGCTGCGCCGCGCCGTGCGCGCCGGTTATCGGCTGCGGTCGGTTCTGGTCGACAGCAAGCGTACGGACGCGGTCGCCGACATCGCCGCGCAGACCGGCGCACCGGTGTACGCGGCCAGCCAGCAGGTTTTGCAGGCGACGACCGGATTTCACGTGCACCGGGGCCTGCTGGCCTCGGTGCACCGGCGTCCGCTGCCGGTCGTCGCCGACCTGCTCGCGGCGGCGAAGCGGCTCGCCGTGCTCGAAGATGTCAACAACCACACCAATGTCGGCGCGATCTTCCGGTGTGCCGCCGGGTTGGGGATCGACGGCGTGCTGCTGTCGCCATCCTGCGCCGACCCGCTCTATCGGCGCAGCGTACGCGTCAGCATGGGTGAGGTTTTCGCCATTCCGTACGCGCGGCTGGACGACTGGCCGGCCGGCTTGAAGGTCGTACGCGACGCGGGTTTTCGCGTGCTGGCACTGACTCCGGCCGCTGACGCTGTCGATCTGGACGGGCTGGCTGCCGACGACCGCGCCAAGCCGGCGCTCGTACTCGGCGCCGAAGGTCCCGGCCTGACCGCCGGAGCGGTCGCGGCCGCCGACAGGGCGGTGAAAATCCCGATGAGTGGCGGCGTCGACTCGCTCAACGTCGCGGCCGCGGCGGCCGTCGCCTTCTGGGAGATCAGCCGCCGCTGA
- a CDS encoding SPFH domain-containing protein, which yields MEILGVLILFLVGAVGLIFVVALVRSVRIIPQARAAVVERLGRYTRTLQPGLAIVVPFIDRVRPLVDLREQVVPFPPQPVITEDNLLVNIDTVIYFQITDVRSVTYEIANFIQAIEQLTVTTLRNVVGSMNLEEVLTSRDHINGQLRGVLDETTGRWGIRVSRVELKAVEPPPSIRDSMEKQMRAERDRRAAILTAEGVKQSKILAAQGEKEAAILRAQGDRESRILQAQGQAQAIETVFNAIHQGRPDPELLAYQYLQTLPQIAQGDANKVWIVPSELGKALEGLGNAVGKIGERVASPPPPPAPTPALTKEDDAYAERPEVVAAEKAAEEATAEVGGSANGQVTRPVDS from the coding sequence ATGGAAATCCTCGGGGTCCTCATTCTTTTCTTGGTCGGCGCCGTCGGCCTCATCTTCGTGGTGGCGCTGGTACGGTCGGTGCGGATCATCCCGCAGGCCCGGGCCGCGGTGGTGGAGCGGTTGGGTCGCTACACACGCACGTTGCAGCCGGGCCTGGCGATCGTGGTGCCGTTCATCGACCGCGTACGTCCGCTGGTCGACCTGCGCGAGCAGGTGGTGCCGTTTCCACCGCAGCCGGTGATCACCGAGGACAACCTGCTGGTGAACATCGACACGGTGATCTATTTCCAGATCACCGACGTGCGGAGCGTGACGTACGAGATCGCCAACTTCATCCAGGCGATCGAGCAGTTGACGGTCACCACCCTGCGTAACGTGGTCGGCTCGATGAACCTGGAAGAGGTGCTGACCAGCCGCGACCACATCAACGGCCAGCTGCGCGGAGTACTGGACGAGACGACCGGCCGGTGGGGGATCAGGGTTAGCCGGGTCGAGCTGAAGGCGGTCGAGCCGCCGCCGTCGATCCGCGACTCGATGGAGAAGCAGATGCGCGCCGAGCGTGACCGGCGTGCCGCGATCCTCACCGCCGAGGGTGTGAAGCAGTCGAAGATCCTTGCCGCGCAAGGCGAAAAGGAGGCGGCGATCCTGCGCGCGCAGGGTGATCGCGAGTCGCGCATCCTGCAGGCACAGGGTCAGGCGCAGGCCATCGAGACCGTCTTCAACGCGATTCACCAGGGCCGTCCCGACCCGGAGCTGCTCGCGTACCAGTATCTGCAGACCCTCCCGCAGATCGCGCAGGGCGACGCCAACAAGGTGTGGATCGTGCCGTCCGAGCTCGGCAAAGCCCTGGAAGGCCTGGGAAACGCGGTCGGCAAGATCGGCGAGCGGGTCGCGTCGCCGCCTCCACCGCCAGCGCCGACGCCGGCGCTGACCAAGGAGGACGACGCGTACGCGGAGCGGCCGGAGGTCGTGGCGGCTGAGAAGGCGGCGGAGGAGGCGACCGCGGAGGTCGGTGGCTCGGCGAACGGCCAGGTGACCCGACCGGTCGACAGTTGA
- a CDS encoding NfeD family protein has product MIWLLIAAGLALVEIFSLDLVFVMLAAGALAAAGGAAVGANLPIQLALFVAVAGLALFLVRPVAKRHLVQGPDLKHGVEALVGETAKVLERVGPDSGLIKLQGEEWTARPFDATQEIESGETVHVLKIQGATALVWKEP; this is encoded by the coding sequence TTGATCTGGCTTCTGATAGCCGCCGGATTGGCACTGGTCGAGATCTTCTCGCTCGACCTGGTGTTCGTCATGCTCGCGGCCGGCGCGTTGGCGGCCGCCGGTGGCGCGGCGGTCGGTGCCAACCTGCCGATCCAGCTGGCGCTGTTCGTGGCGGTGGCGGGGCTGGCGCTGTTCCTGGTACGGCCGGTCGCGAAGCGCCATCTCGTGCAGGGCCCCGACCTGAAACACGGCGTCGAGGCGCTGGTCGGCGAGACGGCGAAGGTGTTGGAGCGGGTCGGTCCGGACTCCGGGCTGATCAAGCTGCAGGGTGAGGAGTGGACCGCGCGTCCCTTCGACGCCACGCAGGAAATCGAATCGGGGGAGACCGTGCACGTCTTGAAGATCCAAGGCGCGACGGCACTGGTGTGGAAGGAACCGTAA
- a CDS encoding DUF3097 domain-containing protein, protein MDYGPDIMANDPRRKRVATVPAELDIVVEEAGSGFCGAVVACHADRVVLEDRHGKQRTFPLLPAGFLLDGKLVTLTRPAPSQAAPKPRRTASGSVAVANAPARVARAGRIYVEGIHDAQLVEQIWGDDLRVEGVVVEPLHGVDDLPGVVADFRPGPGRRLGVLVDHLVAGSKESRIVASVTNPYVLVTGHPYVDIWQAVKPAAVGIRAWPRVPRGQDWKQGVCAALGVSDVHEMWRRVRSAVRDFNDLEWELLGAVERLVDFVLTDA, encoded by the coding sequence ATGGATTACGGACCGGACATAATGGCCAACGACCCGCGGCGTAAGCGGGTCGCGACGGTGCCGGCGGAGCTGGACATCGTGGTGGAGGAAGCCGGCTCCGGCTTCTGTGGCGCAGTGGTGGCCTGCCACGCCGACCGGGTGGTGCTGGAGGACCGGCACGGCAAGCAGCGGACGTTTCCCTTGCTGCCAGCGGGTTTTCTGCTGGACGGAAAGCTGGTCACGCTGACCCGGCCGGCGCCGAGCCAGGCCGCGCCGAAGCCGCGGCGTACGGCCTCCGGTTCGGTCGCGGTAGCCAATGCACCGGCCCGAGTGGCGCGCGCCGGCCGGATCTATGTCGAAGGCATCCACGATGCCCAGCTGGTCGAACAGATCTGGGGTGACGACCTGCGGGTCGAAGGCGTCGTCGTGGAGCCGCTGCACGGCGTCGACGATCTGCCTGGTGTGGTCGCGGACTTCCGCCCGGGTCCGGGCCGGCGCCTCGGCGTGCTGGTCGACCATCTGGTCGCCGGCAGCAAGGAAAGCCGCATCGTGGCGTCGGTGACCAACCCATACGTGCTGGTGACCGGCCATCCGTACGTGGACATCTGGCAGGCGGTGAAGCCGGCGGCGGTCGGCATCCGCGCATGGCCGCGGGTGCCGCGCGGACAGGACTGGAAGCAAGGCGTCTGCGCCGCTCTCGGCGTCTCGGACGTGCACGAGATGTGGCGGCGCGTACGGTCGGCCGTACGCGATTTCAACGATCTGGAGTGGGAACTGCTCGGCGCAGTCGAGCGGTTGGTTGACTTCGTACTGACTGACGCGTAG
- a CDS encoding ferrochelatase: protein MTESYDALLLLSFGGPEGPDDVMPFLRNVVRGRGVPDERLAEVAEHYRHFGGVSPINEQNRQLLAAIKADFAANGVDLPVYWGNRNWHPMLTDTLRQMYADGVRKALVFITSAYCSYSSCQQYHEDLAKAHVDGLETVVLRRFFNHPGFIEPHVDAVRGAYASLLPKRRDDARLVFTAHSIPTRMDEQAGPTGHLYSRELREAARLVAEQAAPNAQWDLVWQSRSGPPQVPWLEPDINDHLEAIAADGVTDVVISPIGFVSDHLEVLWDLDNEARETAYKLGLGFARAATPGTDRRFVAMVRELVLERTAGAEPRALGDFAAPQACTDLCADLVSR, encoded by the coding sequence GTGACTGAGTCGTACGACGCGTTGCTCCTGCTGTCCTTCGGCGGCCCGGAAGGACCGGACGACGTGATGCCGTTCCTGCGCAACGTCGTACGCGGCCGCGGCGTGCCGGACGAGCGGCTGGCCGAGGTCGCAGAGCACTACCGCCACTTCGGTGGCGTCTCGCCGATCAACGAGCAAAATCGCCAGCTGCTAGCCGCCATCAAGGCCGACTTCGCGGCCAACGGTGTCGACCTGCCGGTCTACTGGGGCAACCGCAACTGGCATCCGATGCTGACCGACACGCTGCGCCAGATGTACGCGGACGGCGTACGCAAGGCGCTCGTCTTCATCACCTCGGCCTACTGCTCCTACTCCAGTTGCCAGCAATATCACGAAGACCTCGCCAAGGCGCACGTCGATGGCCTGGAAACCGTTGTGCTGCGCCGATTCTTCAACCACCCCGGTTTCATCGAGCCGCACGTCGACGCGGTGCGCGGCGCGTACGCCTCGCTGCTGCCGAAGCGGCGCGACGACGCGCGGCTGGTGTTCACCGCGCACAGCATCCCGACGCGGATGGACGAGCAGGCCGGCCCGACCGGTCACCTCTACTCGCGCGAGCTGCGCGAGGCGGCCCGGCTGGTCGCGGAGCAGGCCGCGCCAAACGCGCAATGGGATCTGGTCTGGCAGAGCCGCAGCGGACCGCCGCAGGTGCCGTGGCTCGAGCCGGACATCAACGACCATCTGGAGGCGATCGCCGCCGACGGCGTCACCGATGTGGTGATCAGCCCGATCGGTTTCGTGTCCGACCACCTGGAAGTGTTGTGGGACCTGGACAACGAGGCGCGTGAGACGGCCTACAAACTCGGCCTCGGCTTCGCGCGGGCGGCCACGCCGGGCACCGACCGGCGGTTCGTCGCGATGGTCCGCGAGCTGGTGTTGGAGCGTACGGCCGGCGCCGAGCCGCGCGCGCTCGGCGACTTCGCCGCGCCGCAGGCGTGCACGGACCTCTGCGCCGACCTGGTCAGCCGATAG
- the fabI gene encoding enoyl-ACP reductase FabI encodes MSGLLDGKRVLVTGVLTEASIAFAAARIAQEQGAQVVLSSFGRALSITKRIAKRLPFEPPVIELDVTNEEHYASLEERLREHVDGLDGIVHSIAFAPQNALGDGFVDVPWSDVGPAVQISAWSYAAVTRACLPLFGARASVVGLDFDATKAWPVYGWMGVSKAALESTNRYLARDLGPQGVRVNLVAAGPLRTMAMKSIPGSEKFEALWETGAPLGWSLTDTEPAGKAIVALLSDWFPATTGEIVHVDGGFHAVGAEPPKA; translated from the coding sequence GTGAGCGGGTTGCTGGACGGTAAGCGTGTGCTGGTCACCGGCGTACTCACCGAGGCGTCGATCGCCTTCGCCGCGGCGCGGATCGCGCAGGAGCAGGGTGCCCAGGTGGTGCTCTCCAGCTTCGGCCGCGCGCTGTCGATCACGAAGCGGATCGCCAAGCGGCTGCCGTTCGAGCCGCCGGTGATCGAGCTCGACGTCACCAACGAGGAGCACTACGCGTCGCTGGAGGAGCGGCTCCGCGAGCACGTCGACGGTCTCGACGGCATCGTCCACTCGATCGCCTTCGCGCCGCAGAACGCCCTCGGCGACGGCTTCGTCGACGTGCCGTGGTCGGATGTCGGTCCGGCCGTACAGATCTCCGCCTGGTCGTACGCGGCCGTCACCCGCGCCTGCCTGCCGCTGTTCGGCGCGCGCGCCTCGGTCGTCGGCCTGGACTTCGACGCGACGAAGGCGTGGCCGGTGTACGGCTGGATGGGTGTCTCGAAGGCAGCGCTGGAGTCGACGAACCGTTACTTGGCCCGCGACCTCGGTCCGCAGGGCGTACGCGTCAACCTGGTCGCCGCCGGACCGCTGCGGACGATGGCGATGAAGTCGATCCCCGGCTCGGAGAAGTTCGAGGCGCTGTGGGAGACCGGCGCGCCGCTGGGGTGGAGCCTGACCGACACCGAGCCGGCCGGCAAGGCGATCGTGGCGCTGCTGTCGGACTGGTTTCCGGCCACCACCGGCGAGATCGTGCACGTCGACGGCGGTTTCCACGCGGTCGGCGCCGAGCCGCCGAAGGCCTGA
- the fabG gene encoding 3-oxoacyl-ACP reductase FabG — MLSRTVLVTGGNRGIGLAIAQAFADQGHQVAVTHRGSGAPDGLLGVQCDVTDAASVDRAFTEVEEKFGPVEVLVSNAGITDDTLLLRMSEESFAKVLDANLTGAYRVAKRATAKMLRKRWGRLLFVGSVVGLSGGPGQANYAASKAGLVGLARSLARELGSRSITANVVAPGFIETDMTAVLGEDRKKDILGQIPLGRMAAPAEVAKVVTWLASDDAGYVTGAVIPVDGGLGMGH; from the coding sequence ATCTTGAGCCGGACGGTCCTTGTCACCGGAGGCAATCGGGGGATCGGACTGGCGATCGCGCAGGCGTTCGCCGACCAGGGCCACCAGGTCGCCGTGACGCATCGCGGCAGCGGTGCCCCGGACGGGCTGCTCGGCGTCCAGTGCGACGTGACCGACGCGGCGTCGGTCGACCGCGCCTTCACCGAGGTGGAGGAGAAGTTCGGTCCGGTCGAGGTGCTGGTGTCCAACGCCGGCATCACCGACGACACGCTGCTGTTGCGGATGAGCGAGGAGTCCTTCGCCAAGGTCCTCGACGCCAACCTGACGGGCGCATACCGGGTCGCCAAGCGCGCGACCGCCAAGATGCTGCGCAAGCGCTGGGGCCGGCTGCTGTTCGTCGGCTCCGTGGTCGGCCTGTCCGGCGGCCCTGGCCAGGCCAACTACGCCGCGTCCAAGGCCGGTCTGGTCGGTCTGGCGCGCTCGCTCGCGCGTGAGCTGGGCAGCCGCAGCATCACCGCCAACGTGGTGGCGCCCGGCTTCATCGAGACCGACATGACCGCGGTGCTCGGCGAGGACCGCAAGAAGGACATCCTCGGCCAGATCCCGCTCGGCCGGATGGCCGCGCCGGCAGAGGTGGCCAAGGTGGTCACCTGGCTGGCCTCAGACGATGCCGGGTATGTGACCGGTGCGGTGATCCCGGTCGACGGCGGCCTGGGCATGGGTCACTGA
- a CDS encoding VWA domain-containing protein, producing the protein MIRFLSPWWLLLVLLVVALAGAYVLVQLRRKTYAVRFSNVGLLSRLAPRGPGWRRHLAATAFLLCLLVLATAMAKPSADVRVPLERATIVLALDVSLSMQATDVTPNRIEASKAAAKLFVNQLPDTYNIGLVSFAKSASVKVSPTKDHNQIIAGIDALQLQESTAIGEAIFTSLDAIASVPADGASGPPPARIVLLSDGYTTFGRPNDLAAAAAKKAKVPVSTIAFGTQEGTVELSGRQVPVPVDRDALHKLATDTSGQYYDAVTSEGLKKVYNDLGSSIGYRTESREITQWFAGLALLFGFAGAVLSLIWTQRLP; encoded by the coding sequence ATGATCCGTTTCCTCAGCCCGTGGTGGCTCCTCCTGGTCCTGCTGGTGGTGGCCCTCGCCGGCGCGTACGTGCTGGTGCAGCTGCGCCGCAAGACGTACGCGGTGCGGTTCAGCAACGTCGGCCTGTTGTCCCGGCTGGCGCCGCGTGGTCCCGGCTGGCGGCGGCACCTCGCCGCGACCGCGTTCCTGCTGTGCCTGCTGGTGCTGGCGACGGCGATGGCCAAGCCGTCGGCGGACGTACGCGTGCCGCTCGAACGCGCGACGATCGTCCTGGCGCTGGACGTGTCGCTGTCCATGCAGGCCACCGATGTCACGCCAAACCGGATCGAGGCGTCCAAGGCGGCCGCGAAGCTGTTCGTCAACCAGCTGCCGGACACGTACAACATCGGCCTGGTGTCCTTTGCCAAGAGCGCGTCGGTGAAGGTGTCGCCGACCAAGGACCATAACCAGATCATCGCCGGCATCGACGCGCTCCAGCTGCAGGAGTCGACCGCCATCGGCGAGGCGATCTTCACGTCGCTGGACGCGATCGCGAGCGTACCGGCGGACGGCGCGTCCGGTCCGCCGCCGGCACGGATCGTGCTGCTGTCCGACGGCTACACCACCTTCGGCCGGCCGAACGACCTCGCCGCGGCCGCCGCGAAGAAGGCCAAGGTGCCGGTGTCGACGATCGCTTTCGGCACACAGGAAGGCACCGTCGAGCTGTCCGGCCGGCAGGTCCCCGTACCGGTCGACCGCGACGCGTTGCACAAGCTCGCCACCGACACCAGCGGCCAGTACTACGACGCGGTCACCTCCGAGGGCTTGAAGAAGGTCTACAACGACCTCGGCAGCTCGATCGGCTATCGGACCGAGTCGCGCGAGATCACGCAGTGGTTCGCCGGCCTCGCGCTGCTGTTCGGCTTCGCCGGCGCGGTGCTCAGCCTCATCTGGACCCAGCGCCTGCCGTAG
- a CDS encoding DUF58 domain-containing protein, whose translation MITRKLDGLLQGDYLGLLPGPGSENGESREYRPGDDVRRMDWPVTARTTVPHVRQTIADRELETWLCVDLSASLDFGTARCEKRDLAIAGAAAIAHLTVRGGNRLGAVVVNGEGSIRLPARPGRLAAQGMLHRIAETPRAKPGQPTDLAGAIDMLNRPPRRRGQAAVISDFLTPDVVDPATEPAWERPLRKLAVRHNVLAVEVVDPRELELPDVGVLTVVDTETGNTHEVHTGDKRFRETYAEAARTQRAAIAAAVRRAGAAHLRLRTDSDWLVDIVRFVAAQRRGQTRGMTR comes from the coding sequence ATGATCACCCGCAAGCTCGACGGCCTGCTGCAAGGTGACTACCTCGGCCTGTTGCCAGGGCCGGGCAGCGAAAACGGCGAGTCGCGCGAATACCGGCCCGGCGACGACGTACGCCGGATGGACTGGCCGGTGACCGCGCGTACGACCGTGCCGCACGTCCGCCAGACCATCGCCGACCGCGAGCTGGAGACCTGGCTCTGCGTCGACCTGTCCGCGAGCCTGGACTTCGGCACGGCGCGGTGCGAAAAGCGTGACCTGGCGATCGCCGGCGCCGCGGCGATCGCGCACCTGACCGTACGCGGCGGCAACCGGCTCGGCGCGGTCGTCGTCAACGGCGAGGGGTCGATCCGGCTGCCGGCCCGGCCCGGCCGGCTGGCCGCGCAGGGGATGCTGCACCGCATCGCCGAGACACCGCGCGCCAAGCCGGGCCAGCCGACCGACCTGGCCGGCGCCATCGACATGCTCAACCGGCCGCCGCGGCGGCGCGGCCAGGCGGCGGTGATCAGCGACTTCCTCACGCCTGATGTGGTCGACCCGGCCACCGAGCCCGCCTGGGAACGGCCGCTGCGCAAGCTCGCCGTACGCCACAACGTGCTGGCCGTCGAGGTGGTCGACCCGCGTGAGCTGGAGCTGCCGGATGTCGGCGTGCTGACCGTTGTCGACACCGAGACGGGGAACACTCACGAGGTGCACACCGGCGACAAGAGATTTCGGGAGACGTACGCTGAAGCGGCGCGTACGCAGCGCGCGGCCATCGCCGCCGCGGTGCGCCGGGCCGGGGCCGCGCACCTGCGGCTGCGCACCGACTCCGACTGGCTGGTCGACATCGTTCGCTTCGTCGCCGCGCAGCGCCGCGGCCAGACCCGTGGAATGACCCGATGA